ACTCGGCAAAGTGCTCGCTCGACTCGGTCGGAAAGTGCCCCAGCTGACGCAGCATCTCGTAGCGCACGCGGTTCCAGGCCGGCATGCGGCCCTCGCGCTGGATGTCGCGCAGCTTGGGGTACAGGTCCTCGCCGTTGCGCTCGAAGCGCAGGTAGAACGACATGTGGTTGATGCCGGCGCAGTGGTACTGGATCTCGTCGACCGGCAGCCCCAAGTCGTTGGCCAGCTCCTGCGCGGTGTGCTGCACGCTGTGGCACAGGCCGACGGTGGGCACGCGCGTCGAGGCGCGGTTGAGCGCCCACGTGATCATCGCCATCGGGTTGACGTAGTTGAGGTGCACGGCGCCGGGCGCGCACAGCTCGTCCATGTCGCGCAGCATCGCCAACTGCACGGGGATCGTGCGCAGGCCGCGCATGATGCCGCCGATGCCCAGCGTGTCGCCGATGGTCTGTTCGAGGCCGTATTTCTTGGGGATGTCGAAGTCGGTCACGGTGGCCGGCTTGTAGCCGCCGACCTGGATGGTGTTGAGCACGAAGCGCGCGCCGTCGAGCGCGCGGCGGCGGTCGGTGCTGGCGGTGATCACCGGCTTGGCGCCCACCGCGTCGGCGATGCGGTAGGCCACCTTTTCGGACAGCCGCAGGCGGTGTTCGTCGATGTCGTGCAGCGCGATCTCGGCGCCCGCGAGCTCGGGATGGCTGAGCATGTCACCCAGCAGGTTGCGGGTGAAGACGGTGCTGCCGGCACCGATCAGGGTGATCTTCAGTCGGCGCGGGGAGGCATCACGCATGGTTGAAACAGCTCCTGGTTCGTGTCACGAAGAGGGATGGAAAAAGCGCGCGCCAGGGTCGCGCCCTGGCGCGCAAGGCCTGCACGGTGTCATGTCCGCGCAGGCGGCGGAGACATCGAGGGTCCGATCCGATCGGCTTACTTGAACAGTGCGTTGACCTGGCCGTTGGCGTCCTTCAACGCGGTCGCGGCCTGGGCCTTGCCACGCAGCACCGAGTCGATCGCGTTGAGCATCAGGTCGTTGACCTGCGAGCCGTTGTCGGCGATCGGCGCCAGGAAGGTCTTGCCCCTGGCCATCTCGAGGAAGGCCGAGTCGTCGATGCCCTTGGCCTTGTGCACCGCCGTCACCGTGTCCGGCAGGCCCTTGACGGCCGGGAACACCACGCCGGCCTTGGCGACCACGCTCTGGCAGGCCTCGGAGCCCAGGTACTTGACCCACTTCCAGGCCTGCTCCTTGTTCTTGCTGCCGACCCAGATCGAATCGGCCAGGCCGTTGAACATGGTGGCGCGCACGCCGGTCGGGCCCTTGGGCAGCGGCACCCAGGCGTAGCCGAACTTGGTGTTGGTGGCGAAGTGGTTGATCATCCACGAGCCCTCGGGGATCATCGCTGCCTTGCCCGACATGAACATGCCGCCCGAGCCCAGCTTGCTGACGTCTTCGGCCGTGGCCGACACGCCCTTGCCCGGCAGGCCGGCGATGTACTGGATGGTCTCGGCCAGCCTGGCGTCGTCGTAGTAGAACTTGCCGGCCCAGGGCTTGTCCTGGAACTTGAAGCCGTTGCTGACCGCGAAGTGGCTCCACTCGGTCTGGCCCATCATGCCGCCGGCACCCGGGTTCTGGTAGCCGTAGGTGGCGACCTTGCTCTTGTCGAACTTGGGGCTGAGCGCGTTGTTGCCGTTGGCGTCGATCGTCAGCTTCTTGACGATCTGCTCGAAGGTGCCGCCGTCCTTCGGGTTCCACGTCATGTTGTTCAACTCGGCCAGCGTCACGCCGGCCTTCTTGGCCACGTCCATGTTGACGATGAAGGCGATGGTGTCCCAGTCTTTCGGCAGGCCGTACTGCTTGCCGTCACGGCCCCAGATGTCGAACAGGCCGTTGGCGTAGATGTCGGTCTTGACCTTGTCGCGGGCAATCAGCGGGGCCAGGTCGACCAGCTGGTTGTTCTTGGCGAACTCGGGGTACTTGGCCAGGTGGTTGGTGAACACGTCGGGCGCGGTGCCCGAGATGAAGCCGGTCGAGATGCCGGTCCAGTACTCGTCCCAGCCCTGCTGGCTGATCTTGATCTTGATGTCGGGGTTGGCGCGCTCGAAGTCGCTGGCGCACTGCTGGTAGGCCGGGCGCTGGCCCGAGTCCCACAGCACGTACTTGACGTCGACGGCGTGGGCGGCGCCGGCGGCGGCGAGCAGCGCGGCGGCGGACAGGATGTGGCGGCGGATGGTCATGGACATGTCTCCTCTACGGGGTGGAAGGCGCGATGCGCTGGGAACAAACGGAATTCACTTGCTGCCGCTGAACTGCACGGACTCGACAACGCGGCGGCCGAAGATCACCAGCAGCGCCAGCGTCGGCAGGATGGTCAGCGCGGTGGCCGCCATCAGGCCGGTCCAGTCGGGCTGGCCTTGCGGGGTCTGCGACTTGAAGCTCTGCAGCGCCACGGTCAGCACCTGCATCTCCTCGTCCTTGGCGACCAGGAAGGGCCAGAAGAACTCGTTCCACATGTTGATGCCCTGCAGGATCGCGATGGTGGCGATCGGCGTGGCCGCCAGCGGCAGCACCACGGTCCAGAAGATGCGCAGCGGCGAGGCACCTTCGAGCATCGCGGCCTCTTCGAGGTCACGCGGCACCGACATGAAGAACTGGCGCAGGAAGAAGATGCCGAAGGCCGAGAACAGGCAGAACGGCGCCACCATGCCGGCCAGCGTGTTGAGCCAGCCCAGGTCCTTGATCAGGATGAAGTTGGGGATGAAGGTGACGACGCCCGGGATCATCATCGATGCGACGAACAGCCCGAACAGCACGTCGCGGCCGGGGAAGCGCAAGCGGGCGAAGGCATAGGCGGCCATCGCGCTGGTGAGCACCTGGCAGACCACGACGATGGCGGTGAACAGCAGCGAGTTGGTCAGCGCGCGCATGAAATGGATCTCGGCGCCCGAGCCGCCGTGCGCCATCGCCTGCTCGGGGCTCAGCAGCCCGAGCACGCGCTGGAAGTGCGCCAGCGTCGGCTGATCCGGCATCAGCTGCGCGCTCTGCGTGAACAGGTCGGCCGATGGCGTGAGCGCGGTCTTGAGCACCAGCCACAGCGGCGCCACCGTGACGAACAGCATCAGGCCGAGGATGGCCCAGGCCAGCAGGCGCGAGGACGAGACGCGGCGTGCGCGCACCGAGGCGCTGGGCACGACGGCGGTGGGAAGGGCGGCGGACATGGCGGGTTCCTTCAAACGATGAATGCGGTGGAGCAACGACGCGGTGAAGCAGCGGCGCGGGGTGGCTCGGTGCGTGAGCCAGGTCAGGCCAGGTCGTTCTCGTTCGAACGCATGATGCGCATCTGCACGATGGTGTAGAGCACCATCACCATGCCCAGCGTCAGCGACATCGCCGAGGCGTAGCCCATCTTGTAGAAGCCGAAGGCGTTCTGCACGATGTAGTGCACGATCACCCGGGTCGATTCGAGCGGCCCGCCGTTGGTGGCCACCGCCACGGTGTCGAAGATCTGGAACGAACCCGTCACGCTGGTGACCAGCACGAACACCATCACCGGGCGCAGCAGCGGCAGCGTGATGCGGCGGAACATCTGCCACTCGCTGGCGCCCTCGAGCGAGGCGGC
This portion of the Leptothrix cholodnii SP-6 genome encodes:
- a CDS encoding ABC transporter substrate-binding protein: MTIRRHILSAAALLAAAGAAHAVDVKYVLWDSGQRPAYQQCASDFERANPDIKIKISQQGWDEYWTGISTGFISGTAPDVFTNHLAKYPEFAKNNQLVDLAPLIARDKVKTDIYANGLFDIWGRDGKQYGLPKDWDTIAFIVNMDVAKKAGVTLAELNNMTWNPKDGGTFEQIVKKLTIDANGNNALSPKFDKSKVATYGYQNPGAGGMMGQTEWSHFAVSNGFKFQDKPWAGKFYYDDARLAETIQYIAGLPGKGVSATAEDVSKLGSGGMFMSGKAAMIPEGSWMINHFATNTKFGYAWVPLPKGPTGVRATMFNGLADSIWVGSKNKEQAWKWVKYLGSEACQSVVAKAGVVFPAVKGLPDTVTAVHKAKGIDDSAFLEMARGKTFLAPIADNGSQVNDLMLNAIDSVLRGKAQAATALKDANGQVNALFK
- a CDS encoding carbohydrate ABC transporter permease; the encoded protein is MSAALPTAVVPSASVRARRVSSSRLLAWAILGLMLFVTVAPLWLVLKTALTPSADLFTQSAQLMPDQPTLAHFQRVLGLLSPEQAMAHGGSGAEIHFMRALTNSLLFTAIVVVCQVLTSAMAAYAFARLRFPGRDVLFGLFVASMMIPGVVTFIPNFILIKDLGWLNTLAGMVAPFCLFSAFGIFFLRQFFMSVPRDLEEAAMLEGASPLRIFWTVVLPLAATPIATIAILQGINMWNEFFWPFLVAKDEEMQVLTVALQSFKSQTPQGQPDWTGLMAATALTILPTLALLVIFGRRVVESVQFSGSK
- a CDS encoding alpha-glucosidase/alpha-galactosidase gives rise to the protein MRDASPRRLKITLIGAGSTVFTRNLLGDMLSHPELAGAEIALHDIDEHRLRLSEKVAYRIADAVGAKPVITASTDRRRALDGARFVLNTIQVGGYKPATVTDFDIPKKYGLEQTIGDTLGIGGIMRGLRTIPVQLAMLRDMDELCAPGAVHLNYVNPMAMITWALNRASTRVPTVGLCHSVQHTAQELANDLGLPVDEIQYHCAGINHMSFYLRFERNGEDLYPKLRDIQREGRMPAWNRVRYEMLRQLGHFPTESSEHFAEYVPWFIKQGREELLRKFNIPLDEYPGRCQVFEHAWPYIERELEVPGSQDPAALLAQLRAADIHVMQREIEGAPQMLEGLRSVKRSVEYGSAIIHSIVTGQPRVINGNVLNHQLIDNLPQGCAIEVPCLVDHNGVQPTRVGKLPVHLAALMRTNVNVQEMVVESVLEQRRDHVYHAAMLDPHTAATLDLDQIRAMVDELLAAHRPFLPEYLHG